The window GGCGATTCTCGCCGGCCTTGCCCTCCTGAGGCCGATCGTGCACACTTGGGATTCCACGCGCGAAACCCCCTCCCCTCCCAGCTTCGTCCCATGCCGCTGACCTCCCGATTTGCAGCCGGCCTCGCGGTGGCGCTCACGGCCGGGCTCCTGGTCGGTTCCGCTCCTCTCCGTGCCCAGGCCGGCGGAACGGCGAGCCTGGACGTGGTGGTGGTAGACTCGGCGGGAGGGCCGATCGCCGAAGTGCTGGTGGAGGTGGCCGGGGTGCGCGGGGGGGTGAGAACCAACGACCTCGGGGTGGCCCGCGTGAACGGCGTACCCGCTGGAACCCGGCTGGTGTACGCCTACCGGCTGGGCTTTGGCGCGGCCCGCGTGTCCGTGCAGTTCGCCACGGGCGCAGTCGCCTCTACCCGGATCACGCTCACCACCGACGCGGTAACGCTGGCCGGGGTCCAGGTGGTGGTGGATCCCGTCGTCCGCAGTCTCCAGCAGGCGGGCTTCTACGCGCGGCAGCGAAGGGGCATGGGGGCCTTCATGACCGGCGACCGCATCGACGAGCTTCGGCCGATGCGGACCGTCGACCTCTTCCGCCGGATGAGGGGCTTCAAGGTCGTGTACGACGCACGGGGATTCATGGACCTGCAGACGACGAGAGGAACGGCAGGCCTCGGCAACTGCACGACCCCGGTGATCTTTCTGGACGGAGTGAGGATCCCGGCGCGCACCAGCGCCCGTGAAGACGTCCTCTCGTTCATCAACCCGGAAAGCCTGGCCGGGGTCGAAGCCTACGCGGGCGGGGCATCGATCCCGGCCGAGTACAACTTCACCGGCTCGGCGTGCGGCGTGGTGCTGCTGTGGACGCGGACCCAGTAACGGCGCCAACCAGGAATCCCCCCGCGCGTGAGAAACGCCGCGTCTGCCGGCAAGGAGCGAAGGAAGGGCCGGGGAGAGCGCTCCCCGGCCCTTCCTTGCGTCGGTGCCTTCGCTCCGGGGCGTCGCGCACGTGCAGCTTTTCCGGGCGGTGAGGATGTTGCATGGGGGGCCGCGCTCGCACCCGCGGAGGCGGACGCCGCCCGCCGGGATCTACACCGCCACCGGTGACGGTTCGTGAACGGTCCTGATCATTACCGCCGGCAGCTGGAGACGGTGGCGGAGAACGCGACGCTGGCGCTGTTCATCATGGACGAGCACCAGCGCTGCACGTACATGAACCGCGCGGCCGAGGAGCTGACGGGCTTTCGTCTGCAGGAGCTGCAGGGCAAGGCGCTCCACTACTACGTCCATCACACCCGCCCCGACGGCACTCCCTATCCCCTGGAGGAGTGCCCCATCGACCAGGCCTTTCCCCAGAACATGCGCGAGCAGGGGGTAGAAACGTTCGTCCACAAGGACGGGCACTTCTACCCCGTGGCGTTCACCGCCAGCCCCATCCGCCAGGAGGGCCGCACGGTGGGCACCATCATCGAGGTGCGCGACATCACCGACGAAGTGCGGGTGGAGCGGCGCCTGGCCTTTCTGGCGGCGCTGGGCCAGGCGCTGCAGCCGCTGACCGACCCGGACCAGGTGGTGGCCACCGCCGCCCGGCTGCTGGGCGAGCACCTGCAGGTGGACCGCTGCGCCTATGCCGAGGTGGAGGCCGACGAGGACCACTTTCTCCTCACGGGCGACTACACGCGGGGCGACACGGCCAGCATCGTGGGGCGGTACGCGATGTCGGCGTTCGGGGCCGAGGCGCTGCGGCTGATGCGGCGGGACGAGCCGTACGTGGTGGACGACATGGCCACGGACCCCCGCGTTTCCGAGGGGGACCGCGCCGCGTACGAGCAGACGCAGATCCGCGCCGTGATCTCCATGCCGCTGCACAAGGCCGGGCGCTTCGTGGCGGGGATGGCGGTGCACCAGCGCACCCCGCGGCACTGGCTGGACGAGGACGTGGAGCTGCTGCGCACCGTGACGCAGCGCTGCTGGGAATCCATCGAGCGGGCACGCGCGCTGCGCAGCCTGCAGGAAAGCGAACGCCGCCTGCGCGCCGCCCTGGCACAGGCCGAGG of the Longimicrobium sp. genome contains:
- a CDS encoding carboxypeptidase-like regulatory domain-containing protein, which translates into the protein MPLTSRFAAGLAVALTAGLLVGSAPLRAQAGGTASLDVVVVDSAGGPIAEVLVEVAGVRGGVRTNDLGVARVNGVPAGTRLVYAYRLGFGAARVSVQFATGAVASTRITLTTDAVTLAGVQVVVDPVVRSLQQAGFYARQRRGMGAFMTGDRIDELRPMRTVDLFRRMRGFKVVYDARGFMDLQTTRGTAGLGNCTTPVIFLDGVRIPARTSAREDVLSFINPESLAGVEAYAGGASIPAEYNFTGSACGVVLLWTRTQ